A single window of Phycisphaerae bacterium DNA harbors:
- a CDS encoding transcription antitermination factor NusB, protein MAGRKIKTARNIAVTVLNQFDSTGNYVGPMLDKLLARVEQKQQATDICLGCMRNRSAIDAAIAKLADCPVERIPSGVLNIIRVGAFELIYSPATAEYAIVSEAVENAKAVAGKKQTAFVNAVLRQIARHIRNRQISLSETNAQRALPQTMSIGCEFDADILPNPKDSPADFLSAAFSLPKWLISDWLDEYGEELARQICFASNRRPGIYIRPNALKTTIQTLADSLREEGIDLEIVCDEEMIRVKSPRAITELPGFAEGLFSVQDISAARPLRLLQPKQQWTILDLCAAPGTKTTQLAELTADKAKIVATDIDGERLKKVRENTTRLGIKSVTVVEYEKLFENSKPSQFDAVLLDVPCSNTGVLAKRIEARYRIKPKAIKELAKIQDGLLKTAASMIKPKGKICYSTCSIQKCENSELVRDFLQKNPGFELETERLTLPSAQAFDNDGGYAAIITGK, encoded by the coding sequence ATGGCAGGCCGAAAAATAAAGACCGCTCGGAATATAGCAGTTACCGTCTTGAATCAGTTTGATTCGACCGGCAATTACGTCGGGCCCATGCTGGACAAATTATTAGCCCGGGTTGAGCAAAAACAGCAGGCAACCGACATCTGTTTAGGCTGTATGAGAAACCGCAGTGCAATCGATGCGGCAATTGCAAAATTGGCGGATTGTCCCGTCGAGCGGATACCGTCTGGTGTATTGAATATTATTCGGGTCGGCGCTTTCGAGCTTATTTATTCACCGGCGACCGCGGAGTACGCAATCGTCAGCGAAGCGGTCGAAAATGCCAAGGCCGTTGCGGGCAAAAAGCAGACCGCTTTTGTTAATGCCGTCCTGCGCCAAATCGCAAGGCATATACGAAATCGCCAAATCTCACTTTCCGAAACCAATGCGCAAAGGGCCTTGCCGCAAACGATGTCAATCGGCTGTGAATTTGACGCTGATATCTTGCCAAACCCGAAAGATTCACCGGCAGATTTCCTCAGCGCCGCTTTCTCGCTGCCGAAATGGCTGATAAGCGACTGGCTCGACGAATACGGCGAAGAACTTGCTCGGCAAATCTGCTTTGCGAGCAATAGAAGACCAGGTATTTACATCAGGCCTAATGCCCTGAAAACAACAATCCAGACGTTGGCTGATTCCCTTCGCGAGGAGGGTATCGACCTTGAAATAGTGTGTGATGAAGAAATGATAAGAGTCAAAAGCCCGCGGGCGATAACGGAACTGCCCGGCTTTGCGGAGGGCTTATTTAGCGTTCAGGACATCTCCGCCGCCCGGCCGCTGCGGCTTCTTCAGCCGAAACAGCAATGGACAATCCTCGACCTTTGCGCAGCCCCGGGTACGAAGACGACGCAATTGGCCGAGCTGACCGCTGATAAAGCAAAGATTGTCGCGACCGACATTGATGGCGAGCGGCTGAAAAAAGTCAGAGAGAATACCACCCGCCTCGGAATAAAAAGTGTAACTGTTGTTGAATATGAAAAGCTTTTCGAGAATTCTAAACCCTCTCAGTTTGATGCGGTCCTGCTGGATGTGCCGTGCTCGAATACCGGCGTATTGGCAAAACGCATTGAGGCACGCTATAGAATAAAGCCGAAGGCAATAAAAGAGCTTGCTAAAATACAAGACGGGCTGCTGAAAACCGCAGCATCTATGATAAAGCCGAAGGGAAAAATCTGCTACAGCACCTGCAGCATCCAAAAGTGCGAAAACAGCGAGCTTGTAAGAGATTTCCTGCAGAAAAACCCAGGCTTTGAGCTTGAAACTGAGCGGCTGACACTGCCGTCAGCTCAGGCTTTTGACAACGATGGCGGATACGCGGCAATCATCACAGGAAAATAA
- the fmt gene encoding methionyl-tRNA formyltransferase, whose product MKIVYLGGGEFGIQCLNALAQSSYSLDFIVTQPPRQAGRGRKPTPTPVADWAKAHSVPFIEAENVNTPEILQKTAGFKPDLIVVAAFGQKIGNELIKLPPKGTINVHASLLPKYRGAAPINWVIIRGETETGICIITVAEKMDAGEILGRAATEIKPDETAGELHDRLAELAAPLLLETLDKIANSTAVYEKQDHSKATLAPKLKKSDGFLDFAEPADVLQRKIRGLCPWPGASAVYVSQKTGKSLRVSFVGAQVVKTTGPVRLPPGTLDENLNVICGEDALKIIKIKPDGSAIMDFKDFVNGRQTRPGDKFIKHNSC is encoded by the coding sequence ATGAAGATAGTGTATTTAGGTGGTGGAGAGTTCGGCATCCAGTGCTTGAATGCTTTAGCGCAGTCAAGCTACAGTCTGGATTTTATTGTAACGCAGCCGCCTCGACAGGCCGGAAGAGGCAGGAAGCCAACGCCGACGCCGGTCGCCGATTGGGCAAAAGCTCATTCAGTCCCTTTTATAGAAGCGGAGAATGTAAACACCCCAGAAATACTCCAAAAAACAGCAGGGTTCAAGCCGGATTTGATTGTAGTTGCCGCGTTCGGTCAGAAAATCGGCAATGAGTTGATAAAACTGCCCCCCAAAGGCACCATAAATGTCCACGCATCTCTACTTCCGAAATACCGAGGCGCCGCGCCGATAAACTGGGTGATAATCAGGGGCGAAACAGAAACAGGCATCTGCATAATCACCGTCGCCGAAAAGATGGATGCGGGAGAAATCCTCGGCCGGGCCGCGACAGAGATAAAACCTGACGAAACAGCGGGCGAGCTTCACGACCGGCTGGCGGAATTAGCTGCGCCGTTATTGCTGGAAACGCTCGACAAAATAGCGAATAGCACCGCGGTTTATGAAAAGCAGGACCATTCAAAAGCAACTTTGGCGCCAAAATTAAAAAAATCGGACGGCTTTCTGGATTTTGCCGAACCTGCCGATGTTCTTCAAAGAAAAATCCGCGGCCTTTGCCCCTGGCCCGGTGCGTCAGCGGTTTATGTCTCCCAAAAAACCGGCAAATCCCTGCGGGTATCTTTCGTAGGGGCGCAAGTAGTCAAAACCACCGGCCCTGTTCGCCTGCCACCGGGAACGCTCGACGAAAATCTAAACGTTATCTGCGGCGAAGACGCATTGAAGATTATAAAAATCAAGCCGGACGGCTCCGCCATTATGGATTTCAAGGATTTTGTTAACGGCCGGCAAACGCGTCCAGGCGACAAATTTATTAAACACAATAGCTGTTAA
- the def gene encoding peptide deformylase gives MVDIEKCKITHYPAQVLAGQAKPVEKIDDNIRQLVKKMTDIMLENKGIGLAAPQAGVPLRLFIISLGGTRENVRVYINPTITPSGDFDTIEEGCLSVPGVHTRIRRYKKCAVTATDLNGKEFTEEAEGLYARALQHEFDHIEGTTIVNRMGQVAKIAHRRQLKKLEEQK, from the coding sequence ATGGTTGATATTGAGAAATGTAAGATAACACATTATCCGGCGCAAGTTTTGGCAGGGCAGGCAAAGCCGGTCGAGAAAATCGACGACAATATCCGGCAGCTCGTCAAAAAGATGACAGATATTATGCTCGAAAATAAAGGCATCGGCCTGGCGGCCCCGCAGGCCGGCGTCCCGCTGCGGCTGTTTATCATATCGCTCGGCGGAACAAGAGAAAATGTCAGGGTCTACATAAACCCAACCATTACCCCGAGCGGAGATTTCGACACGATAGAGGAAGGCTGCCTTTCTGTGCCGGGCGTTCATACCAGGATTCGAAGATACAAAAAATGCGCCGTTACCGCCACAGACCTCAACGGCAAGGAATTCACCGAAGAGGCGGAGGGCCTTTACGCGAGGGCTTTGCAGCACGAGTTCGACCACATCGAGGGAACGACCATAGTCAATCGAATGGGCCAAGTGGCTAAAATAGCACATAGAAGACAACTTAAAAAACTCGAAGAACAAAAATGA
- a CDS encoding site-specific DNA-methyltransferase yields MTAAPRNRTITLLDNDRKTYRDNLLKIKDSVPLEHILNKVINQDFLEVIDFLPSGFADLVFIDPPYNLTKTFNSHTFKQLSIEQYAEWMESWLKKITRLLKPSASIYICGDWRSSAAIQMLGEKYFIVRNRITFEREKGRGAKKDWKNNSEDIWFCTVSDNFTFNAGAVKLKRKVIAPYRENGLPKDWAEEKDGKYRLTSPSNIWTDITIPFWSMPENTPHPTQKPEKLLAKIILASSNEGDIIFDPFAGTGTAGVVAKKLKRNFVMVEIDEEYCLYARKRLHAAEKNPAIQGYSDGVFWERNALKHSRTCEI; encoded by the coding sequence ATGACGGCAGCACCGCGAAATAGAACTATTACACTGCTTGACAACGATAGAAAAACATACCGCGATAATTTATTGAAAATAAAAGATTCTGTCCCACTGGAACACATACTCAACAAGGTCATAAACCAGGATTTTCTTGAAGTAATAGATTTTCTGCCGTCCGGTTTTGCCGACCTCGTATTTATTGACCCGCCGTATAACCTGACGAAAACTTTCAACTCCCATACTTTTAAGCAGTTGTCGATAGAGCAGTATGCCGAGTGGATGGAATCCTGGCTGAAAAAAATCACCAGACTGCTCAAGCCCTCGGCGTCGATATATATCTGCGGAGACTGGCGGTCTTCCGCGGCAATCCAGATGCTCGGCGAGAAGTATTTTATTGTCAGAAACAGGATAACATTTGAAAGAGAAAAGGGGCGGGGTGCTAAAAAGGACTGGAAAAACAATTCCGAGGATATATGGTTCTGCACGGTTTCCGACAATTTCACCTTTAACGCGGGCGCTGTAAAATTAAAAAGAAAAGTAATCGCTCCCTATCGGGAAAACGGCCTGCCGAAAGACTGGGCGGAAGAAAAAGACGGCAAATACAGACTGACATCCCCCTCGAATATCTGGACAGACATCACAATTCCTTTCTGGTCGATGCCGGAAAATACGCCGCACCCGACGCAGAAGCCGGAAAAGCTCCTTGCGAAAATTATCCTTGCAAGTTCTAATGAGGGCGATATTATCTTCGACCCGTTCGCCGGTACTGGAACCGCTGGCGTAGTAGCGAAGAAACTAAAACGGAATTTCGTTATGGTAGAGATAGACGAGGAATATTGTCTTTACGCTCGGAAAAGACTGCATGCGGCAGAGAAAAACCCGGCTATTCAAGGGTACAGCGATGGGGTCTTTTGGGAAAGAAACGCTCTAAAACATTCAAGAACCTGTGAGATATAA
- the lptB gene encoding LPS export ABC transporter ATP-binding protein, with protein sequence MINEAQNVADIPKDTVLLEARDLVKEYSGRAVVNKISITIARRSIVGLLGRNGAGKTTTFRMIMGMIIPNNGEVIFEDMDITELPMYKRARLGIGYLSQEPSIFQRLSVRDNLNAILETMSITRAERDRRAEMLIEHFALTEVAESQGRFLSGGERRKLEIARAMVTDPSLILLDEPFSGVDPIAVGELQHELRRLVASGVSLLITDHNVERTLEVVDRAYIVDHGKVIGAGTPAEIVRNETVKKHYLGNIFEGDEFDDK encoded by the coding sequence ATGATAAACGAGGCACAAAACGTGGCAGATATCCCTAAAGATACGGTCCTTCTTGAAGCTCGTGATCTGGTCAAGGAATATTCCGGCCGGGCTGTTGTCAACAAGATATCCATTACTATTGCCCGGCGCAGTATTGTCGGTCTTCTGGGCCGCAACGGCGCCGGCAAAACCACCACCTTCAGGATGATTATGGGTATGATTATCCCGAACAACGGCGAGGTCATCTTTGAAGATATGGATATCACTGAACTGCCGATGTACAAACGTGCCAGGCTCGGCATCGGCTATCTTTCACAGGAGCCGAGCATCTTTCAGCGTCTCAGCGTCAGGGACAATCTCAATGCAATTCTGGAAACTATGTCCATAACCAGAGCCGAACGCGACCGCAGAGCCGAAATGCTCATTGAGCATTTCGCGCTGACCGAGGTCGCCGAAAGCCAGGGCAGGTTCCTGTCCGGAGGCGAGCGCAGAAAACTTGAAATCGCCCGTGCTATGGTAACAGACCCTTCACTGATTCTTTTGGATGAGCCGTTCAGCGGCGTTGACCCTATTGCCGTCGGGGAACTGCAGCACGAGCTCCGCAGGCTCGTTGCCTCCGGAGTAAGCCTGCTTATTACCGACCATAATGTCGAGAGAACTCTTGAGGTGGTCGACAGGGCATACATAGTCGACCACGGCAAGGTAATCGGCGCCGGAACTCCCGCCGAAATCGTCCGAAACGAAACAGTCAAAAAACACTACCTCGGCAATATCTTCGAAGGTGATGAGTTCGACGACAAATAA
- a CDS encoding metallophosphoesterase family protein yields MFAVISDVHSNLEALTRVLADIEERGIETIYCLGDVVGYGPNPGECLDLIIEKTKWCVLGNHDYAVFYEPTNFNYGAEQASFWTRFSLEDEQEVAKRNRRWGFLGELPMRRTLKAKLGANPAVIDFVHASPRKPINEYIFPDDVYTNPIKVRVLFERVKHVCFVGHTHLPGVFIDEPDFYLPDELGNVYPIIEREKAIINIGSVGQPRDGDNRASYVYVEENEVNFVRLEYDFETTAKKIMAIDKLDKFHAERLREGR; encoded by the coding sequence ATGTTTGCGGTTATAAGCGATGTACATTCAAACCTGGAAGCCCTGACGAGGGTTCTGGCTGACATTGAAGAGCGAGGTATCGAGACGATTTATTGTCTTGGCGATGTGGTCGGCTACGGACCGAACCCCGGGGAATGTCTGGACTTGATTATCGAAAAGACCAAATGGTGCGTTCTGGGCAACCACGATTATGCGGTCTTTTACGAGCCGACAAACTTCAATTACGGCGCCGAGCAGGCAAGCTTCTGGACGCGCTTCAGCCTGGAAGATGAGCAGGAGGTTGCCAAGCGCAACAGGCGATGGGGCTTTTTGGGCGAGCTGCCGATGCGAAGAACACTAAAAGCAAAACTGGGAGCAAATCCGGCGGTGATAGACTTCGTCCACGCAAGCCCCAGAAAACCGATTAACGAATACATCTTTCCGGATGATGTTTATACCAATCCAATAAAAGTTCGCGTCCTTTTTGAGCGCGTTAAGCATGTCTGCTTTGTGGGGCACACTCATCTGCCGGGCGTGTTTATCGACGAGCCGGATTTTTACCTGCCTGACGAGCTGGGTAATGTCTATCCGATTATCGAAAGGGAAAAGGCAATTATCAATATTGGCTCAGTAGGCCAGCCGAGAGACGGGGACAACCGCGCCAGTTACGTATATGTCGAGGAAAACGAGGTTAACTTTGTCCGGCTGGAATACGATTTCGAGACCACCGCGAAGAAAATAATGGCAATCGACAAATTAGACAAGTTTCACGCCGAACGGCTGCGGGAAGGAAGATGA
- a CDS encoding YidC/Oxa1 family insertase periplasmic-domain containing protein — protein MRKVCYLLFIVYFLFAAGNVTIAAEETAAAEPPVLKAAEIIQLGATNAPAKNVTLGSTDPKSGFKFELDLTSRGAAISKAIFSEFDNRDPDPEERKKLVILSPVKLSEEREVLSMANKEFVFVKQQMRLPLDKLHWQSFDVESLQDGSQTARFEATIKAEDSGSPVIKLIKNYKVVPNSYLLDCELTIENLSSTEQKIRFNLMGPVGIDREDASRDDKKVVAGFRNSQGGIISVRLDANKLRKAKSPEDRRLMKPGADFLWTAAVNKYFAAILVPMPDKDKNFCDWVTDKAGRFYNPDGQPDTGDETVGVELKIAPSQLAAAGSPDSNSTKTYSFQLYLGPKDKSFFDKNDMYRNLGFVQTIDFMSCCCPAAIIQPLAFGILAIMKWMYGFIHNYGVVIIILVFLMRLVMHPVTKKSQVSMSKMSKLAPKSEEIKKKYANDKTEQNKQLMALYKEHGASPIMGMLPMLVQMPIWIALYSAIYASIDLRGAAFLPFWITDLSVPDALVRFSTVTVPLLGWKISSFNLLPILMGIAFYLQQKLMPAQTTASTPEAAQQQKMMMIMLPVLFPLMLYSSPSGLNLYIMASTFAGVIEQYVIKKHIREKEEAESQGLVAVTSKTGGKVKKKKPKPFFRT, from the coding sequence ATGAGAAAAGTCTGCTATTTGTTATTTATTGTTTACTTTTTATTTGCTGCAGGTAATGTAACAATCGCGGCGGAGGAAACTGCCGCTGCGGAACCGCCTGTGCTGAAAGCGGCCGAGATAATACAGCTCGGCGCAACCAACGCACCGGCAAAGAATGTTACTCTCGGCTCGACGGACCCCAAAAGCGGCTTTAAGTTCGAATTGGACCTGACCAGCAGGGGTGCGGCCATCAGCAAGGCCATCTTCAGCGAATTCGATAACCGCGACCCTGACCCTGAGGAACGTAAGAAGCTGGTGATTCTTTCGCCGGTAAAACTGTCCGAGGAAAGAGAAGTACTGTCGATGGCGAATAAGGAGTTCGTGTTCGTTAAGCAGCAGATGCGGCTGCCATTGGACAAACTTCACTGGCAGAGCTTCGACGTCGAGAGCCTGCAGGACGGCTCACAAACAGCCCGCTTCGAGGCGACCATAAAAGCCGAAGACAGCGGTTCGCCGGTAATAAAACTAATTAAGAACTACAAGGTCGTTCCGAACAGCTACCTTCTGGATTGTGAGCTTACAATCGAAAACCTCTCCTCTACAGAGCAAAAAATTCGTTTTAATTTGATGGGGCCGGTTGGAATCGACAGAGAAGACGCCAGCAGAGACGATAAAAAAGTTGTGGCAGGTTTCAGAAATTCGCAAGGCGGGATAATCAGCGTAAGACTCGACGCCAACAAGCTCCGCAAGGCAAAAAGCCCCGAGGATAGACGCTTGATGAAGCCCGGCGCCGATTTCCTCTGGACCGCTGCGGTCAATAAATATTTTGCCGCCATACTGGTCCCTATGCCGGATAAAGACAAGAATTTCTGTGACTGGGTAACAGACAAAGCAGGACGATTCTACAATCCGGATGGCCAGCCCGATACCGGCGATGAAACAGTTGGGGTCGAGTTGAAAATCGCGCCAAGCCAACTGGCAGCCGCCGGCTCGCCCGACAGCAACAGCACAAAAACGTATAGTTTCCAGCTTTATCTGGGGCCGAAGGATAAAAGCTTTTTCGATAAAAACGATATGTATCGCAACCTGGGTTTTGTCCAGACGATAGATTTTATGAGCTGCTGCTGCCCTGCGGCAATTATACAACCTCTGGCCTTCGGAATATTGGCGATTATGAAATGGATGTACGGCTTCATCCATAATTACGGCGTTGTCATTATCATATTGGTGTTCCTGATGCGGCTTGTTATGCATCCGGTTACCAAAAAAAGCCAGGTCTCGATGAGCAAGATGAGCAAACTTGCACCGAAATCTGAGGAGATAAAGAAAAAATATGCCAACGACAAGACCGAGCAGAACAAACAATTGATGGCCCTTTACAAAGAGCATGGCGCCTCGCCGATAATGGGCATGCTGCCGATGCTTGTGCAGATGCCGATATGGATTGCATTATACAGTGCGATTTACGCCAGCATAGACCTGCGGGGAGCAGCATTCCTGCCGTTCTGGATTACCGATCTTTCGGTGCCGGATGCCCTGGTCAGGTTTTCAACGGTAACAGTGCCGCTGCTTGGCTGGAAGATCAGTTCGTTCAATCTTCTGCCGATTTTGATGGGTATAGCATTTTACCTGCAGCAGAAGCTGATGCCTGCACAAACGACGGCGTCAACGCCGGAGGCCGCCCAGCAGCAAAAAATGATGATGATAATGCTGCCGGTGCTTTTCCCGCTGATGCTTTATTCGTCGCCTTCGGGGCTGAATCTTTACATAATGGCCAGCACCTTCGCCGGCGTCATTGAACAGTACGTTATCAAAAAACACATTCGCGAGAAGGAAGAGGCAGAATCACAAGGCCTGGTTGCCGTAACGAGCAAAACCGGCGGCAAAGTCAAAAAGAAAAAGCCTAAACCGTTTTTTAGAACATAG
- a CDS encoding GTP-binding protein, whose protein sequence is MYAIGDTIVAISSSPLGERAIVRISGPDAIKKTNQIFRPTVSSTAQHLTAGSVTIDDELEIDATLYLFFSPYSYTGETVAEIHLYTNSSITGALVEGLLNKGLRMAGPGEFTARAYLNGKIDLAQAEAVNEIIVSSNRFQLAAAEKLLGGRLAETTEKIRSALLDCLTFIEAGLDFSGEDIELDAGEEAIQKLSAAKSELEQLLAGSITCESTLDLPSVGIAGAPNAGKSSLLNKLTGCERSIVSAHRKTTRDVLTSMLTLKHCRCVMFDCAGLVPAAGNILDELAQAAAIEALRNSSAAVFCVDVSKADWAEDVSIRKLISPKVLIPVATKCDLFSKEMVANRIAGLNQLFNAEFLPTSTETGIGMEQLRNTIDKKLIEQALGDNCEKVSGVALTARHKQAVTEAIENVGESINELNAGNDEVAAMLLRAAYQNISDIEQQHVDEEILDRIFSRFCIGK, encoded by the coding sequence ATGTATGCTATTGGGGACACTATCGTAGCTATCAGCTCTTCGCCTTTGGGGGAAAGGGCGATTGTTCGCATATCCGGCCCCGACGCTATAAAAAAAACAAATCAGATTTTCAGGCCGACTGTCTCGTCCACCGCCCAACACCTGACGGCAGGCAGTGTAACTATCGATGACGAGTTGGAAATTGATGCGACGCTGTATTTATTCTTCTCCCCGTATTCCTATACTGGTGAGACTGTCGCCGAAATTCACCTCTATACAAACTCCTCTATAACAGGGGCCCTGGTGGAGGGCCTGCTGAATAAAGGTCTTCGAATGGCCGGGCCCGGCGAATTTACAGCAAGGGCATACCTTAATGGTAAAATCGACCTCGCCCAGGCGGAAGCTGTCAACGAAATCATCGTCAGCTCCAATAGATTTCAATTGGCCGCGGCCGAGAAGCTCCTTGGCGGCAGGCTGGCTGAAACAACGGAAAAAATCCGTTCGGCCCTGTTGGATTGTCTCACATTCATCGAAGCGGGATTGGATTTCAGCGGCGAAGATATAGAATTGGACGCCGGTGAGGAAGCGATTCAGAAACTTTCTGCCGCAAAAAGCGAGCTTGAACAGCTGCTTGCAGGCAGCATCACTTGTGAATCGACGCTTGATTTGCCGTCTGTGGGAATCGCAGGCGCACCCAACGCCGGAAAAAGCAGTCTGCTCAATAAACTGACGGGCTGCGAGAGGAGCATCGTATCTGCGCATCGCAAAACCACCAGGGACGTCTTAACCAGCATGCTGACCTTGAAGCACTGCCGATGCGTAATGTTCGATTGTGCGGGATTGGTTCCCGCCGCCGGGAACATCCTTGATGAACTGGCGCAGGCAGCTGCCATCGAAGCGCTGCGAAATAGTTCTGCGGCGGTATTCTGCGTCGATGTATCGAAGGCGGACTGGGCCGAGGATGTTTCTATTCGCAAACTGATATCGCCCAAAGTCCTGATACCGGTGGCGACAAAATGTGATTTGTTTTCAAAGGAAATGGTAGCTAATCGCATCGCAGGGCTGAACCAGCTATTCAATGCCGAATTTTTACCGACTTCTACAGAAACCGGCATCGGCATGGAACAGCTGCGCAATACAATCGATAAAAAACTAATCGAGCAAGCACTTGGCGACAATTGCGAGAAGGTATCCGGCGTCGCCCTTACCGCCCGGCACAAACAAGCGGTAACAGAGGCGATTGAGAACGTCGGCGAATCGATAAATGAATTGAACGCCGGCAACGACGAAGTTGCCGCAATGCTGCTGCGGGCCGCTTACCAGAACATCTCCGACATCGAGCAGCAGCACGTAGATGAAGAGATACTAGACAGAATCTTCTCCCGCTTCTGTATCGGCAAATAG
- a CDS encoding amino acid permease, with product MKLRQELSLLDVFCIASGAMISSGLFILPGMAYAKAGPSVIVCYFLAGLLSLPGMLSIAEMTTAMPKAGGDCFTIIRSLGPGVGTVAGLLSWFALAMKSAFALVGMSIFTGLIVDIDIHLIALFFCLLFLGINLVGIKEAGRTQVVLVVGLLAFMLLYIFVGLPKVKVDNLTPFVPHGFSGMFFTIGFVFVSYTGLLKIASVAEEIKNPARDIPLGMIISLLVVSVFYAFMVFVTVGVLDGDKLSHSLMPVSDGAEVFMGHWGKIALAIAAILAFLSTANAGIMTAARSLVPLSNDGLMPEIIGRINPRFRTPQNALIVTAAFIIFSLFLKLEILVEAASVVLILTNILACLSVIILRESRIQNYRPTFRVPLYPWMQIAGIIGFCFIILKMGKEALFVSLLLIVAGTFVYWFYGRIRTKREYALLHLIERVTSRELTSHSLQKELREIIRHRDEIVRDRFDRIAERCVVLDIDRTVSVDEFFRLASGQLSGRLGVRETDIYQRLSDREKESSTVLSDSLAIPHIVIEGEHAFDVLIARCKEGIVFSDTHRRVQAIFVIAGSRDERNFHLYSLSAIAQIVQDPNFEKRWLTAKDVEAIRDIVLLGQRKRQTA from the coding sequence ATGAAGCTAAGACAGGAGCTGAGTCTGCTTGATGTTTTCTGCATAGCCTCCGGTGCGATGATTAGCTCGGGGCTATTCATTTTGCCGGGTATGGCTTACGCCAAAGCCGGGCCTTCCGTGATTGTCTGTTATTTTCTTGCGGGTCTTTTGTCGCTGCCGGGGATGCTTAGCATCGCTGAGATGACGACAGCTATGCCCAAAGCGGGCGGTGACTGTTTCACTATAATTCGCAGTCTTGGGCCTGGTGTGGGCACGGTTGCGGGACTGCTCAGCTGGTTCGCACTGGCAATGAAGAGTGCGTTTGCACTTGTGGGTATGTCGATTTTCACCGGGCTGATTGTGGATATCGATATACACCTCATTGCCTTATTCTTCTGCCTGTTGTTTCTGGGGATAAATCTTGTTGGTATCAAAGAAGCCGGCAGAACTCAGGTGGTGCTTGTCGTCGGTCTGCTTGCTTTTATGCTCCTGTACATTTTCGTCGGCCTGCCGAAAGTGAAGGTCGACAACCTCACACCCTTCGTCCCGCACGGGTTCTCGGGTATGTTTTTCACGATCGGCTTCGTGTTTGTTTCTTACACCGGACTTTTGAAAATCGCCAGTGTCGCCGAGGAGATAAAAAATCCGGCACGTGATATTCCTCTGGGCATGATAATTTCTTTGCTCGTGGTCAGCGTCTTTTACGCGTTTATGGTCTTTGTCACCGTAGGCGTTCTCGATGGCGACAAACTTAGCCACTCGCTCATGCCTGTCTCGGACGGAGCAGAGGTGTTTATGGGCCACTGGGGCAAGATTGCATTGGCAATCGCGGCCATCCTGGCCTTTCTTTCCACAGCAAACGCCGGTATTATGACGGCTGCCAGGAGTCTGGTGCCGCTCAGCAACGACGGATTGATGCCGGAAATAATCGGCAGAATCAATCCTCGCTTCAGGACGCCGCAAAACGCCTTGATTGTCACTGCCGCCTTCATAATCTTTTCGCTGTTTCTAAAACTGGAGATTCTCGTCGAAGCAGCTTCTGTTGTCCTGATCCTTACGAACATCCTTGCGTGCCTGTCCGTTATAATCCTGCGCGAAAGCCGTATTCAGAATTATCGCCCCACCTTCCGTGTCCCGTTGTATCCTTGGATGCAAATTGCGGGAATCATCGGCTTCTGCTTTATAATCCTTAAAATGGGGAAAGAAGCTCTGTTTGTCAGCCTCCTGCTCATTGTTGCTGGCACTTTCGTGTACTGGTTCTACGGACGAATCAGGACAAAAAGGGAATACGCCCTGCTTCATCTGATTGAACGAGTTACTTCCCGGGAACTTACCAGCCACTCGCTCCAAAAAGAGCTTAGAGAAATAATCAGGCATCGCGACGAAATTGTCCGGGACAGATTCGACCGCATAGCGGAGCGGTGTGTCGTTCTGGATATAGACAGGACCGTAAGCGTTGACGAGTTCTTCCGTCTTGCGTCCGGGCAGTTGTCCGGCAGGCTCGGCGTGCGGGAGACGGATATTTATCAGCGTCTTTCCGACAGGGAAAAGGAAAGCAGTACCGTTCTGAGCGATAGTCTGGCGATACCTCATATAGTAATCGAAGGCGAACACGCCTTTGATGTCCTTATCGCCCGCTGCAAAGAAGGCATCGTTTTCTCGGATACGCACAGGCGGGTGCAGGCGATTTTTGTGATTGCAGGCAGCAGGGACGAGCGGAACTTTCATCTTTATTCGCTTTCCGCCATCGCACAGATAGTGCAGGACCCTAACTTTGAAAAAAGATGGCTCACTGCGAAAGATGTCGAGGCAATTCGAGACATTGTGCTGCTGGGCCAGCGCAAACGCCAAACTGCATAA